ttattttaacaaaaatgaataacaaatgaactcggttaaaccaaaatgaactttaaacgactgttaaaaagaGTTCATTTAATCGCGATGCCTGCTAATGTTTGCTTGATTTTCGTGGCATACGAGTAGCGCCACTCAGTTCATAATGTTTATTCAAAGTTCAAACTCTAAAAAAGGATTGTTTTTAAATGGTTCGTTGTTTTGTCAAGCGTTTTCCACTACTTTTTCCTATCATCAGGGTCAACTCccgatgactctggacgactgcGTGCGTTTCcagatgactctggatgatattggacgactccagatgactttggacgactccagatgattTTGGACgtctccagacgacttcagtcgactccagacgactccggttgactccgacttcggacgactctagctgactccggatgactttggacgactccaggtgactccagacgactccagatgactccagatgactccagacgactccagatgattTTGGACgtctccagacgacttcagatGACGACTTGGGACGACTctagatgactccggatgactttggacgacttcggatgactttgtacgactctggatgactttggacgactccagatgacttttgacgactccggatgactttgtacgactccagatgactttggacgactccagatgattTTGGACgtctccagacgacttcagacgactccagacgactccggttgactccgacttcggacgactctagctgactccggatgactttggacgactccaggtgactccagacgactccagatgactccagatgactccggacgactccagatgactccagatgactccagacgactccggatgactccgacttcggacgactctagatgactccggatgactttggacgacttcggatgactttgtacgactctggatgactttggacgactccagatgacttttgacgactccggatgactttttacgactccggatgactttggacgactccagatgactccagatgactccagacgattccacatgacttcagacgactccagatgactttGGACggctccagatgactccagacgactccagatgactttAGACgtctccgaatgactccaaacgactccggatgacttcgactTTGAATGACTCTAgctgactccggatgactttaGATGACCCCGGATGACTTTGTacggctccagacgactctgaatgactctggatgactccagacgacctcggatgactccaactccagacgacttcagcTGACTCCGGTTCCAAATGGcttccgaaatcgattccgaattttGTGGAGTCAAATCAGAGTCGACTTTGAATTTTTACCACCTTTACTTATCACTAGTCTACTATTATGTTCTAGTCGATGCTGAATGTTCTCGCTGACCAGAACCAGCACGATTACATCAAAATATGTATCGATGCAGGCGGATAGCGGCCAAAGTCATCCTAAGCCGGCTAGAGTCGGTTGGAGTCATATGGAGTTacccggagtcatctggactCATCCGGAGCCATCCGAAGTCGGCCGGAGTTACCCGGAGACATCTAGAGTCATCCGGAGCCATCCgaagtcggccggagtcggtCGGAGACGGATGCTGCAGTGTTTTGGTGGTATTTCATCTCCGTCTTCgactcctgttgactccgatTGACTCAATCCGCTAATCTTATAAATAAGTGTACTTCTTAGCAAGCACAAAGTTAGGATGTTAGGATGAAAAAACACCACAAATTGAAATGTCTCTGGCGGAATCCGACTTCGGTCCAATCTTCaatccgaacgacttcgaacgacttcgactccaaTCTTCAATAAGTCATCAATAAGCTAATCAATACCAAGTCAAGCCCATCAGTGGTacgacaaagaagaagaaaagaaaacaaagataTGCCACTGAATGTTGTTGAAATACTGAAATGAActgaaatattgtttttatctaCTTCTATAGCATTTTAGAAAAATCGTAACCAAACCGCAGTTACGGTGCGCACTGTAGAAGGGACAAATTTCTCTTGATTCACAGAAAAACGTAAAAATCTAACAATTTCCGAATCGTGTGCTTTGGCTGGTTAAAGGACACATAAACCACCGTAAAACCTCCTAAAACCCTCGTAAAAACTCATCAATATAATCATATTCTGTACTGACTTGCCATCAACACAGCCGGCCAAGCAAACGGAACGGGAAGCGACCTCACTGCAGGTGCGAGGAGCGTCCGGCGAGAGGCACAACCTGAAGACGGGCGATGCTGCCAGGAAGCAGGAATGGCTCGACTGGATACGGCTGGCCCGGCTGGCTCTTCATCCCATCAACGCCACTGCCTGGTGGGCTGGCGCCGCACAACTTCCGCAGGAGACACCGCTCGAGCGACCCCTCCTTGTGCGCACGTTCCGGGCCGGCGACGGTCGCGGTGTCTGGAGCGTGAGTGACACACGACACGCACAGTGCACAACCACAAAcacccacctcccccccccccccccctttccctgGTATCCGCAGGTATCGGGCGGCTGCTGTTACGTGCCGCGCACCGACTCGCCCGCCTACACGAACGAGCTGTACCGCGCGTGGTCCACCGGGAAACACATCCTGTGGATCGGCAGCATCCGCGCGGCTGACGGGGACGGGGaaggcagcggcagcagccgcATCTCGCTGTACACGCACGACCGCACGACGCACGCGGTGGACGAGCGGGCGTGCTTCACGCTGGCGCACGCGCAGGTGATCTGCCTCGAGCACGTGCCCGCCGGCTCGGTGGGCGACGTGCCGCCCGATACGGTGTGGATCGGCACGCGCCATAAGCTGCTCATCTACTCGGCCACGCTGCCGCTGGTGGGCGCCCGGTTAGGCCAGCTGCGCGTCAAGGGCACGCCCAACCGGCTGCTGTACAGTGCGCGCCGCCTGCTGCTCGGTACCGGCACCGGGCGGCTTCTGATCTTCTCCATCCGGCCGGACGGCGTTTGGGACCTGCGCACACCGCAACAGCTATGTCTGCACGGGGGCTCGGTCGAGGCGATGGTTCCACATCGATCGCTCGTCTATCTGGCGGCCGGCAGGCGGCTGCACGTGTACGACAGCGTCGCTGGGCTGGTGGTGCAAACGATCCGCTCACCCGCAACGACTCCGGCCGATCGGCAAGCGATCGTGCTGCTCCGGTGCACCATCCACGGCCTGTGGATTGTGCGGCATCGGTCGAGCGCGATCTCGCTGTACCATGCGCGCTGCTTCAAGCATCTACTGGACGTGGACGTGCGGGAGCTTGCCGGACCGGTTCTTACCAACTTCCAGCTGTCGGTCACATCGCTCGCGATTGCGGACGATCGGCTGCTGTGGGTGGGCACGAACGCCGGTGTGGTGCTGTCGATGCAGCTGCCCGCCCATGCCAGCGTGCCCATCAGACCCGATCTGCACGGAGTCGCCTGCCATGGACATCTGCGCGATGTGAGCCTGATCCTGCCAATGCCCTCGCTACGGATGCGGTCAGCCGAACGGGTTGACACGGTCCTGGATCCCGCACTGATAGACCTTCTTTATGGGGGCACCAGAAACGGCGCTCGCGACTTTGTTGTGCGCAGTGTGGGCGTTCAGGTCGAGCAGATTGGCTACATCGACACAGGCAGCGAAGGGAGTCGTGGCGATCAAACACCAGCCTCGGAGGAAGCGGAGGAGTCGTGCGAACGGGAAGAGCACGAAGCGACCTGGGCTCCCAACTCCACGCTGATCGTTACTGGCGGGCAAGGTTACGGGCGATGGAACCCCAAGACGACGGATACGTCAGGCGTCGGCGAGTCTACTGACTGGATGAGAGAACCGATCGATGAGCAGGAAAACATAATTCTGTGGGAGATGCGACTGACTTAAGCGCATGCTCGCTGTTGCTTGATGTCACTGTAGGCTTTAATCCTTTTCACTGACTGACTCTTTTAACTCATCCAACTCCATAGCTGTGATTAGATAAAATTGGTACTAAGCCTGTCTCCCATTTTCTTATCCCCAACTGCTGAATGTCTAATGATGGGAACAGATGAAgatttctggaatcgattacGAATAGCAGGTTCGGAACCAGCGTCCGGAATtggtttcggaatcggctcagAAATTagatccggaatcggagtcgattccggctGCTCCATGAGtgtaggcgtttgggtcctaTGCTGCTACGAttgtattgatagccgcaaagaatccaaCTTTGCTCGTAAACGAACCATTCTGATGGAGATTTCGAGACTGATATTACTTCTGAAACATCTGAATTCAATTCCAGAACTGATTCGGATTCCGAAGCCTATTCTGAATCTGATTCCTGAGTCAATTCTGATGGCAGAATCgcagtcgactccggaatcagctccggaatcggaatcgattccagaattggaatcggctcgGGAATTGATTCCGTACGCGGAGTTCCGATTATTCCGAGTTCCGGAAGATCTGCAATGAATGGCTAGATAGTagtaaataaatgtttaacATAGAGCATATATAATTCAGAATGCTTAATATGATGCACTATTTGTAGGACAAAACTCAACGATATAAACTTCAGTTACTTGGGATATCCCACTAAGTGTCTACCAGTAGAAGTCATCCAACGTCTCCATTGTACCTATCAACAAGATGTAACACACTACTAATGTCAACGCAAAGCCATTTCCATGCTCTGCTGTTAATGATTGATGTGACTAATAAAACCCTCCATGTAGTGTTAGCGGATCTAACACCTGTTTGTAGAATTAATAACACTACCACCATCTAACCATCag
The Anopheles arabiensis isolate DONGOLA chromosome X, AaraD3, whole genome shotgun sequence DNA segment above includes these coding regions:
- the LOC120906860 gene encoding rho guanine nucleotide exchange factor 10, with amino-acid sequence MEQRMKHFTSRCLGCFTWLERQDPGSAPNEPAYIPLLAPLPLHTLQRVQLPAGLRDDGQSASDRKRWWTFSQFVTHEQNYLDALHKLQYELYNPLLVDDAIVDRNVSYAIFAVHRQICRLHQFLQPLVERCVHGWDERNRSIGWLVWAIVGQPALLPLYRSFANGYPDAVGRLAHEVTRNFLFSWFVTGRLRGLGERLSFSDYFIAPVQRLPQLVLELRELSEATPASDPDRAVLERCVQRAVYLAEQLNVARERADLIQRVVGGDGHRCQFLHSELLVETGADGRPSGTRWRLVVLLNDRLVGVDPAKGDLEWAIPLQELQVDSRPTDGSVCSHDTFGYVRDFQTVTQMRELVCTFHHQQPTLGEGVFAEILDTIWSIVLPAKQTEREATSLQVRGASGERHNLKTGDAARKQEWLDWIRLARLALHPINATAWWAGAAQLPQETPLERPLLVRTFRAGDGRGVWSVSGGCCYVPRTDSPAYTNELYRAWSTGKHILWIGSIRAADGDGEGSGSSRISLYTHDRTTHAVDERACFTLAHAQVICLEHVPAGSVGDVPPDTVWIGTRHKLLIYSATLPLVGARLGQLRVKGTPNRLLYSARRLLLGTGTGRLLIFSIRPDGVWDLRTPQQLCLHGGSVEAMVPHRSLVYLAAGRRLHVYDSVAGLVVQTIRSPATTPADRQAIVLLRCTIHGLWIVRHRSSAISLYHARCFKHLLDVDVRELAGPVLTNFQLSVTSLAIADDRLLWVGTNAGVVLSMQLPAHASVPIRPDLHGVACHGHLRDVSLILPMPSLRMRSAERVDTVLDPALIDLLYGGTRNGARDFVVRSVGVQVEQIGYIDTGSEGSRGDQTPASEEAEESCEREEHEATWAPNSTLIVTGGQGYGRWNPKTTDTSGVGESTDWMREPIDEQENIILWEMRLT